The following proteins come from a genomic window of Falco cherrug isolate bFalChe1 chromosome Z, bFalChe1.pri, whole genome shotgun sequence:
- the LOC102051075 gene encoding B-cell differentiation antigen CD72-like isoform X1, producing the protein MAQSMVYADLRFAKVMGGRSMASQALEAALGMDDAESPYENMQPLSVGQDGDRAQPSRGRWSWWQYLPAGLIVACLLLLVATVALGTCYWQVTHSLQDASREHAAERGRLSQEVRAQEQSLEQMRLELAWAMAELQRAWREGNSSRQELGNLNAEIVRLTGVLGKMEKEMQEVQGKLNISESTVATLRSCTAIDCCPSGWVLYRGKCLFISSEKKTWEDSRDECEKKYSQLLITKSWSRWTVPTFLKNSDTPYWIGLQKSSFPWYDYGWLEEEDPYVEEVPDTWFWVDGSLYRRPWQSKSNGSCAIISHGIIKSAQCAAPDDLQLWICEKAAGPSSPFSL; encoded by the exons ATGGCCCAGAGCATGGTTTATGCTGACCTGAGGTTTGCCAAGGTGATGGGGGGCCGGAGCATGGCCAGCCAGGCATTGGAGGCAG CCCTTGGCATGGATGATGCGGAGAGCCCCTACGAGAACATGCAGCCGCTGTCggtggggcaggatggggacagggcccAGCCCAGTCGAG GGCGCTGGTCCTGGTGGCAGTACCTCCCTGCGGGACTGATAGTAGCTTGCCTGTTGCTGCTGGTGGCCACTGTGGCCCTGGGAACTTGCT ACTGGCAGGTCACCCACAGCCTGCAGGACGCCTCCCGGGAGCACGCGGCCGAGCGGGGCCGCCTCTCGCAGGAGGTGAGGGCACaggagcagagcctggagcaGATGCGGCTGGAGCTGGCGTGGGccatggcagagctgcagcgAGCGTGGCGGGAGGGCAACAGCAGCCGGCAGGAGCTGGGCAACCTGAATGCCGAGATCGTGCGACTCACGGGGGTCCTGGGGAAGATGGAGAAGGAGATGCAGGAGGTGCAGGGGAAGCTCAACATCAGCGAGAGCACGGTGGCCACCTTGCGCTCCTGCACAGCTATAG ATTGCTGCCCTTCAGGCTGGGTGCTCTACAGGGGCAAGTGCCTCTTCATCTCGTCAGAGAAGAAGACATGGGAGGACAGCAGAGATGAGTGCGAGAAGAAGTATTCTCAACTCCTGATCACCAAATCCTGGAGTCGCTGGACTGTGCCG acCTTCCTGAAGAACTCAGACACCCCATACTGGATCgggctgcagaaaagcagcttccCCTGGTATGACTATGGGTGGCTTGAGGAAGAGGACCCATATGTCGAAGAGGTCCCAGACACCTGGTTCTGGGTGGATGGCTCCCTTTACCGAAG GCCATGGCAGTCAAAGTCGAATGGATCCTGTGCCATAATAAGCCACGGGATCATCAAATCTGCCCAGTGTGCTGCTCCTGATGACCTGCAACTTTGGATCTGCGAGAAGGCAGCAGGGCCAAGCTCCCCTTTCTCACTGTga